Genomic segment of Populus nigra chromosome 6, ddPopNigr1.1, whole genome shotgun sequence:
TGTCTCTCTCTCATTATTGTTCACCTCTGTTTTTTGTACTCGTTTTTGGGTGTAATTTGATTTTCACTGTGTTATTTGGCTTACAAAATTCTTTCTAGTTGATCTCTGCTTAAAACGAAAGCTAgggtttcatttgattttggacATCTAAAATCAAGATTCGAATCAGCACCTGACTATATTAATTATGCTGaagtgtttttgtttatttttcattaaagcTGCTTGTCTGGTCACTAATAAAACGCGAGAAAATATTAATGTTCGAGAAatgtgttttgattttcttttccttttgttaatcgtgaaaattttagttttccCAATTTGATACGTGTTTGTTTGCTGAGAAAATGCGGGACTTTATTGAAGTTTTTCGTGCTTGGTCTCAAtttcttgggttttgtttttttatatgaatcgCTATCATGTGGTAACGATTCTCACATCGAATCTTTTCCACAGATCTTCTCATCAGCTAGATAAACATGTCTGGACGTGGAAAGGGAGGCAAGGGCCTGGGAAAGGGAGGAGCCAAGCGTCATCGCAAGGTCCTCCGTGATAACATTCAAGGTATCACAAAGCCTGCAATCCGCCGTCTTGCTCGGAGGGGTGGGGTCAAGCGTATCAGTGGCTTGATCTATGAAGAGACTCGTGGCGTGCTCAAGATCTTCCTGGAGAACGTTATCAGAGATGCCGTGACCTACACTGAGCATGCTCGCCGCAAGACCGTTACTGCCATGGATGTGGTGTATGCCCTCAAGAGGCAGGGAAGGACACTGTATGGGTTCGGTGGTTAgggcttttaattttaaaataaaagtcttGCTGTCAAGAAAAGGGCTTCTGAGGGATCGGGTTTAGATTTGCTAATCAGGTTTTTTTAGGTACTGTTTTGTAAGTATAAGTGCGTGGTGGGTtaatgttgaatatttttttttggaatgaaaATGGAGGTGTTTTGATTCAACTTGTGATGggcttgtgttttttatttttcgggCTCGAATTTCTTTGCTTGATTTGactgaaatcaaaattaaagatACGTGGTTAATATAAAATCTTAGATGTGTCGATTTAAGTTTCTGTGGACAATGCTTCCCTCGATGCTCGGTGTGTTTGGTTTGTGGTTGCAGGCGGGTTATTGATGTTGCTCGGCGGGAATAGGCAGATACAGCAACATAATACGAAATGGAAAACGTTCTGAAAGGAAAGTCCATTAACATGTGCTTCGTCTACTTGTTTTCCTGCCTTGGGCCCCATTTATTAAGGCATTGctttgttgatattatttttaaaaagtggcttttaaaattttttattttaaattaatatgtttttatattattttgatcttgatattagaaataaatttttaaaaataaaaaaatattattttaaaaatatatttgtttttaaggtagtttttatggttgtaaaaaaaaagtaagttttaaaaaaaatatgattagttggatttagatatatgtttggtaaaaattattataaggtTTATgtgtagtaaaaaaaatatgtataaaatatttgataattatatttgaaattgtaattatagttattttttaaaattaatataagcaatcTCGGTGAGGCTGGAGCTGGCGGCATTCTCAGAGATTGGCGTGGTAGATGTCTTGTGTAATTGGTATTTGTATGTCCATGAAGGTAGTGCTCTGGAAATGAGTAAAATACCCTTGGATATGAAGAAGGATATGATATTTCTCCAAATCGATGGATCTCCTTATCCAAATttatatatctaaaataatttactatgtctataatttttttcaatatatgacaaataatttgtttagtttttttcaataaaaaaactaacttttGTTTGGTAAATGTTAAATATAAACTAGATAAAAATTGATCATGAAAGAAACCATATCGATCTCCATTTAAATGGAGGACTGAAACTTACCTCCGAattgagatgaaattgaaatcgAGGCATCTATTAAGGTTAGAAGGCTCCCGTGAAGATGGAGATGAAAATAGAGAGTATATCCTCTGTCTTTATAAACCTCCAATGCCATTTCTACTTGAGCTAACTAGGGAAAAAGATTATTTTGGAAGACTGAAGATTCCAACCCACCCCTTTTTTGCAAAATACAGCAGCTGGGTGAAAGATCATGGGAGGTTATCTACAAGCGTACAGAAAGGTTAATACCACCTTATTTCCAGCCCACCTAGATATAAAGCAAAGGAGGGCATGTTATGACATGTGCTCACTATTGAGAGGAGtgtgtttagtattgtggtaaTTGTTCtgattgtgatttaaaaaaaattgttttataaaaagtatttttggttgaggttggtttggtatttatatatgtttggttaaaactgtggttgaaattaaaattgaataaaaagtagttttatttgtttggttaaaaaaatatttttcaaattaagattataaaatatatatatattgatgatttttaatttaaatattatagatttaactgctactattatatcattaaataaataatacttattgggattgcgatcaaattctgcaaatgttatGTCATTAaacgatctccttctaattttttgaataaaacacaattaaaaataaaaataaaaatttaatttttttaactggatcAAACCATTTCAATGCATTTAGTTACCTTTAGAATTCAATTATAGTGTttgatttaaattcaattcataaaTAAGGTGAATTaagatgtttaaaaaatataaaattcaattcattttattttttatattacctttattatttttattttattttttcaaaggtattgaaaaaaaaggctagatagatttttttttaatttttatgatatttctagagattaaatttattttttataaaaatcttcaaattaaactttatttcaaAGGGTAGAAAACATTTTGGGtaaccttttcttttgtcaGTTTGTGCCAAAGGGTAAAAAACACTTCCTTCTTTAGTTAAAGGGTAGAAAACAGTCACGTGTTTTGACGTCCGAGCTTcaccataaaataataaatagtaggttttattctaaattttatgtGGGTCTCATGTCAACAATACCAACAGTGAAGTGCATTTTATCTTAACCAAACATTCAGTTCGCATGGTTTGCTGTAAACGCAAAAACTACTGTTTGTTTTTAGCGCCCCATGCTCTCTCTCATTGCCAGACTATAATTGTCAGACCCGACCGGGGGTTGACCTGGTTAAGAAATCAGATTTCAGGGTATATGgattgactcgagtcaacctgaaaaattaaaaaattaaaattttaatattttatataaaaaaattaagaaacaattaatgtgaatataaattatacatgttataaataatgaaatttcaaaaattatttcaaaatgttttttatttcactttgaAAATATACTATGTTagtatgttatcattttaagttgaaatatttaaatcaaaaaggttttttattccacattaaaaatatataattttttttttatgaacataaagtatatatgctaaaaaacttcaaatttctatttgaaaaaataaagcattcTTCTGGTATTTttatagtgaactttgaaaggaattaataatcaaataaaaaaaataaaaaaaataggtctttgactaggaaaaaaaatattaaaaaaaaagggtctcaATAGGGTTTTGCCGGGTTGCTCAGGTCACGGGTTAACCCAACAGGACAGTCAGATTTTCACTCATTTTAGTCTTTTGATTTATCTGGACCGGTCCAGCTAACAGATAGACTAAATTCCCGAGTCAACCTGCTAAACCTGTAGAAATTAAATAGCTAGGTGCCAAACATGCATGGGGGCATCTAACCTCCCACGAACATTCTGctcttattttacattttcattCCTGAGCACTTCCAAAGGCACTGGCATCATCGTTGATGGTGGAATGCTGTAACAAGGCAGCACGGTAATCATAATAACGAAAATGTAGAAAGTGATAGTGCAAATTACCGTGCTATGCACTTCTCCGAGCTGAGGTAGGCAGCTGATGCAAGGGTCCCTCTCAGATTCCGGCGGGAAATACAGATATAGGCCATCAtcaattttgttatatttcCTCGAATTTAAGCACAGAAGTCGGAAATAGCAATGCCAGTAAAAGCAAATCTACGCAGCTTCACAAAATTGTTCCTTGCAGCCTGCTTTCTACCAGAAGAATAAAGTAACATAATTGGGTTTACCTGCCCTCTTTTCTGCTCAATCAAAATGACAATAACAAGCTTTGCAGCATTCCCGACTTcgaaataacaaacaaacaatcagCACCACCGCTTTTTAGAAACATCTCTTGTCAGGTAAGGGATCGGTGTCAAGAGGATTTGaacagaaaaaattataataatacactaaaaaaaagaaagtcattAAGGTGTTTTACTATTCATGTCATCAACTTCCTGCCATGATGAGTTGGCTAGCGTGCGGATAAACATTGGGGTCGTGTGTCTGAGAGCTAATAGGCGCACCAACTTTTTCAATTCTGATAGGCGACTcgagttcttttttttatatataaaacaagggACAAATTGACATGTTGTTTGTCTCtccagtataaaaaaataaatcacaggCGCACGGAGATGACcctttgctctttttttctcttttttttttgttttttttttttatactaagaGAATTTACAAGATacacttgttttttattcaatacatGTTTCTCAGAtaccattataattttttattatagttttaatatttttttttcaattattatgtttatgatttgaaaataataataataataataataaattttttggaTTCCTGGTTGACTTgatttaacaattataaaaagtttttttgtaagcaaaaataatgattttaattaaaagtattatgctaattaagataaataataaaaatatcaatatatttttaaatttaatggcAATAAGTCAATAACAACATATTTTTCAAGGCCTCTGTATTttctttaactttaaaaaaatttagatctcTCTGCATAGTAAAGTGAACATACAAACCAGTAACATCTAGATTGACTTGTTCATTTAACCTCTAATTTCCGAATACATGATGTTCAAACCTCgaaattgattttcaatccAGATTTATCACCTTCTTCACGgacaaaatcaattgaaactcaacaaaaatctcaaaaagcTTACTTGGATTCGGATCCAAACCAAGCACGAGAAAACACAAATCATCTTTCTCCCTGGTAATTCAAGACCCAGCACCATTTCAAGCGAgcaagtattttttcaaaaaaaataatgcatgcCATGTCATCGATCCGCTCCATTACAAACATCATAATCTTGACCGTCCATTCAAAGCCAAATGGCCCCAAGTTTCTTCAGAACACTTGTCTCGGATCGACCGCGATGGACAATCCCTTGCGTGTCCCTTATAAATATAACCTGAACCGTCTTTTACCGTCACACAAAACCCCACATATCTTTCTTTCTCCATCTCGATTCCAACCTGGAGATTCAATTCCAAGTCTGCTCTATCGgtatttctctctctcattaTTTTTCACCTCTGTTTTTTGAACTCGTTTTTGggagtaattttattttcactgcGTGATTTGGCTTACAAAATTCGTTCTAGTTGATCTCTGCTTAAAACGAAGGCTAgggtttcatttgattttggacATCTAAAATCAAGATTCGACCTGAATATATTAATTATGCTGAAGTGTGTTTCGATTCCTCCGTTCTCAGctggtgtttttgtttttttttcattaaagctGCTTGTCTGGTCACTAATAAAACGCGAGAAAATATTAATGTTCGAGAAatgtgttttgattttcttttccttctgttaatcgtgaaaattttagttttccCAATTTGATACGTGTTTGTTTGCTGAGAAAATGCGGgagtttattgaattttttcgTGCTTGGTCTCAAtttcttgggttttgtttttttatttaaatcgcTATCATGTGGTAACGATTCTCATGTCGAATATTTTCCACAGATCTTCTCATTTGCTAGATAAACATGTCTGGACGTGGAAAGGGAGGCAAGGGCCTGGGAAAGGGAGGAGCCAAGCGTCATCGCAAGGTCCTTCGTGATAACATTCAAGGTATCACAAAGCCTGCGATCCGCCGTCTTGCTCGGAGGGGTGGGGTCAAGCGTATCAGTGGCTTGATCTATGAAGAGACTCGTGGCGTGCTCAAGATCTTTCTGGAGAATGTTATCAGAGATGCCGTGACCTACACTGAGCATGCTCGCCGCAAGACCGTTACTGCCATGGATGTGGTGTATGCCCTCAAGAGGCAGGGAAGGACTCTGTATGGGTTCGGTGGTTAGggcttttagttttaaaataaaagtcttGCTGTCAAGAAAAGGGCTAATCAGGTTATTTTAGGTACTATTTTGTAAGTATAAGTGCGTGATgggttaattttgatttttttttttttaaattttggaatggAAATGGTTCTGTTTCGAGTTCAACTTTTGATGGGctcgtgttttttatttttcgggCTCGAATTTCTTTGCTTGATTTGACCGAAACCTAAATTAAAGATGCCTGATTAATATAAAATCTGAGATGTGGCAAAAACGTAAGTTTTTGTGGACCATGCTTCCCTCGATAGCCGGTGTGTGGTTGGAGGCGGGTTTTATCGATGTTGCTTGGCGGGAATAGACAGTGACCGCAACATCAAACGTTCTTCATGGAAAATCCATTAACATATGCTGCGCCGCCTACTTCTCCTCCTGCCCCGGGCTCCATTCTTTAGGGGAATCACTATTATTCAAACTGCTGTAACAGAATAATCAATGGCATCtttacttttcctttttttgttctttcatatTATAGAATCCATTGAAAGAGCCAAGtgaaaatctaaaacaattttttttttttgccaaagaaaaatcattcttatttatctattaaaagatccaaaacaataaaataaattattttaaaaaatctttctttcatcaattcaagttttttctgtggtgttttttcaaaaatattgatataaaatatattaaagtacaAATGAGGTGTCAGAATGAGTTTTTTATTGAAGTTCacatgataaaaaaaccttatttatattattaacttGGCTTTTTTAAATGATCTCTTGCCaagaattatattaataaaaaaaccttatttaatattaatacataaaaaagcattattttttataattgtatgGCTGTGAAAGCGAATGGTAtctatcaataattaaaaaggcAGTGTAATGCGGTCCTCCCTAATACTATCACTTGAGGTATCGTCTTTTAGGAGGTAGATTGAAATTGATAGAACTGCCAAAGGAATGATGAGAGCTAAAAGGGTGCaaaatgtatatataattaaaagctTCTTTAATCGTTTCTTGCAAAGGGGTATTGGCATCTTTATTCACTCCTAGTTCTGCCCACCAACCAATGCCAAACAGCATCCAGAAAAACACTACAAAATAATTGAGGCTTGAAAGTCAGCagtaacaatcataaaaatgtccggaaaaaaacattgttagtGGGAAGTCAATAATGGCCGGCAAAGGTGTGGTTGTAGGATCCACTCACATTGAAGATTTCCAAAATTTGCAACACGTGTCAATAATCCGTTTAGGTGTGGTTGTAGGATCCAACTCACATTGAAGATTTCCAAGATTGGCAACACGTGTCAATAATCGGTTTAGTCTCGGGTCCCCTTAGCGTGTTCAATACACTAACAGCcacagcaaaaacaaaaaagtcaaaTGACAAGAAAGACCGCGGTTACTTTATTAGCCCTAACCCTGAGCAACAACTTATCAAAGCAATCTTTGATTcctctgctctctctctctctctctctctctctctgttttttccaAGAAGTTGCATAGAAACATCttgaactctctctctctctctaaaatcaCTCACACTCGTTCTCAAATCAGGTAATAATctgtttgtgtttttattttgattaatcaaAACCCTCGTATTCTCCGATTCCTATTTGGAGGGttgatttttctccttttctgttatctTCCCCGAAACGTCTtcactcttttttgtttttttcaatcctGGTTTCAAGTACTTCTGTCCATTGAGTATAGATTATCTAATCAAATGTTCAAAAGGACGTTTTAAGGAGACCGCTGTCCTTTTGTTTgaataatgattaatttttttgtggatTTGAAAAGTGAAATGTTTGCATCTGTGCTAATCTCTGATTTTAATAtgtaattaattcatttttttttctttcggcTTATAATCTGACGTGGCTGTTTCAATAGTAGTAGTTAGTCATCGATGATTGTAATTTTAGGTCAACTTGTTATTGTGTAACTCACAGTCTAATTGATGGATTTGGGCTTCAGTTACTTTTATTGATTGCTGCGTTAGCTATcgtttatatagttttttttttttagatttcgaTATTAATGACAGTATTAAGATGAGAGTGTTGAGGCTTAGCTttctagattattttgattatgaAATTCTTACTGGGTTTTATGATAACCCACCCATGATATGGATCTAGTTTGATATTTTCATGATCAATTAGTGcacttccttttgtttttttctgcttttcttgaatttattgaggACTAATTAAGGAGATGGGTAGTTTTGTCGTGTTGTGCTGTCTGCAGGTGCTAACTACCCGTAGCAATAACTTTTCTTGGTGCTAAAAGACTATGAGAAACTGACTGATTTTAgtcattgaaaataataaatttgctAACTTGGTTTCAGTAATTATTGGGGTTGGATTTGAAGGCAACTCAGGATATTTTGTTGGGAATTAATccatgaattatttttgttaaggtATTGAAAAGGGTTGTGAACGTGCAAACTTTGAAGTGATGCCGGTGTCAGGAAATGAAGAggtgtttattttctttctgaGTTGCTGTTAAGTAACATTAGAGAACATTTAAAATGTTTTCCCCCTTGATATTgattcattaatctcttgttggCAGGCTGGGGTTAAACCCCTTGCATGGCAGTCCAGTCTTAACATTGCAGGTGTTCCTATCAAGAAAAGGAGGTTCATTCGGCCTCCTTCGCCTCCACAAGAAGAACAATCTGTGCCACTGGTGGAAAAAGATTCTGTGCAGAAAGAACCTGGCAGAACATTTGTGGAGTCAACTCTGTCCAATGCTAGTGTTACAGCAAGTTCTGATTTATGCAATCCATGTGAGGATTCTGTACCTGAAGAAAATAAGAACAGGTTGGACGGCATTGTGCTGATGAACATTGCTAACTGCTCGGTAGTTAAAGTTCAAGAACTGAACCAAACAGTCCAGTCTGATTCTTTGGCTGAATTTGGAAAAGAAGAGAAGCGTCTGGTGGCAGAAAAGTCTGGCAAAGCGCAGCTGATTTCAGCAAAAAATGAGTTGAATATAGAAGACAGTAAAGGTAAAGAGATACACAGCCAACAAATATCAGAAGGAAAGTGTAAATCAGAGACACCTATAGTTTCAGAAACTTCTCAGTTTTCTTTAGGTTTAAAGGAACATGATGTTTTGTCATTCGAATGTTATAGCAATGTTGGTAGTCAAAATCATGAAAATGTAGGAGCTGTTTCATCGAATTTGTCTTTAAGCAAGGGTGAGACCGGTATTCAGCACAAAATGTACAATATTCTGGCTACTGGCAGCACTGATCTACGGACTAACAGATCAAACTGGGACTTGAATACTACTGCGGATACATGGGATGGTTCTACCAATGATGAACATGCAGCTCAAGTAACTGCTGATGCGTGGAACAGAGTTGGTGTTATACATGATATTACTACAGGAGTAATTGGAACTGGTATTGCTAAAGAAAGGCAACTCCTTGATGGGAGTGAGTGCAGATCTAGTTTTCCCCAAACATTCTCAGAGTGTGCCAAGGAGTGTACTTCTGAGGATTCTCTTCATCTACGTCTCAGTGCATCATTTCCTTCAATTAACTTAAGCAAGGAATCTTCCAGCTCTTCTGCTAACAAAGAAAGCCGGGTTATTCCTAATACTAGCTTGCCTGGTGTCTTGTTGTCAGCAGGCAATGCAACCATGGATAGCTCTAGGACCATAAAATCAGAACCTTTTGATGGGAGCCTCAAACATGATCTTAGAGGAGCTAAAGTCAAtcaatgtgatttttttgtgaagCGTGAGTTGGTTGAGAAGGGTAGTCCAGAAACCTCAAAGTCCTCAGCTTTTGTCTCTCTGAAATTAGCTGGTCAGGGTTTCATAAAACCCGAACCATTTCCTGATGGTAAACCAGAAATTCCCAGGATGATAGAGGGGGTGTCAATCCAACCTGATAAACAAGTGCTACAAGGCCAGGATACTGGAGGGCAAGCTCCTTGCTCGACTAGTAAACAAGTGCTGCAAGGCCAGGATACTGGAGGGCAAGCTCCTTGCTCGACTAGTAAACAAGTGCTGCAAGGTCAGGATACTGGAGAAGCTTCCTGTTCAACAAATGACTGGGCGAGGGAAGGTCAAGATATCTTAGCAAAACCTACTTGTTCAACAGGTTTGTCTATAAGTGGCAATGCGTCAGAATGTTTAGAGCATACCACATGTGCTGAAGGTGTGCTTCTTAGGAAGGAGATTGTAAAGGAAGCATGTGAAAGTGCTGGGCAGGTTTCTTCAGCAATGGTTTGTATACCTGTGGGTCACAGTGGCAATGAATTAAATGCTTCTGTTATGATAGATACTGCAATTACCGAGGGCAGAAATGTGGATATTCCTGAGCAGTGCGAACTGAATTTTACAGAGGAAGTCCCTGCACGTTCACATGGAAATGGTGAGGGTTCAGTAACTGATGAGGAAAAGATCAACTTGTCTGGTGATATGCTAGAAGAAGATACGTATGGCTCTGGCTATGAGTCTGACGGTCATTCTATGGCTATGGATATTGAAGAAGAGCATCGAGAACATGAGTATGAAGATGGTGAGGTTCGAGATCTGCACCTGCAGGCTGTGACAGGGTGTCAGAAATTTCAGGGAAAAGATGTTGGTCATGGTAATTGTGGTAATTCTGAGCATGAAAAGGTAAACTCTGAACTTGCTGGTGATGATCATCATATTTCATCCCATGTTGAGGAAAATGACTGTAAAATAAAAGTTTCTGAAAACAATGAAGATACTGTGAAAGAATGTATCACTACAACCACTGAAGATGCTGGTAATGCTATtatgaaaaaatcatcaacagTTGAGATTCCATCTTGTGGGGAAGATCAAGAGAGGGCCACCACAATCATTCAAAGAAAATCACCCGACACATCTGGACAGAAAGATGATCTGATGGGCCAGGGGGCAGATTTGTCACCTGGACAAGACATTACTGGAGGTCAAGAAACTTTAGTTTCTATTGAGCAAGGTTCAGACaagaacattaaaataattgatgtgGAAAAGAATGAGTTGCCTGAGGTAGAAGCATCTTTAAATGGTCGTGATATGGCTAAGGACGTCAGCAGTGGCCGGAGTAGGATTATTAACTTGTCTCGAGCTTCTAATTCATCATCTCCTGGCAAGACAAGATCTATATCAGGCAGGACTTTGCCATTACATCGAGAAAGATTACCTGATGTGCTGCTTGAGGGTGGTAAATTGCATCCCCGAGGGAGgtgattatttgttattttatttgtctCCCTTATGTTCCATATTTTCTTTGACAGTCTAGTATATGTATTATTGTCTGATTTTCTTCCATGGCGATTTATCTCAGGGatgaaaattatattgatgGCCCTCGCAGATTCTCAAGAGAGAGGCATCAAGAGCATTTTCCCAGAAACTCTAGAATGAATTTTGTCCGTGGTAGAGGGAGGATGTCCAGTCGGATTGACACTCTACGTGGTGACAGGGATTCTGAACGTAACTATGCTTCAGAATTTTATGGTTCATCAGATTTTGCTGTTCGCAGACATAAATATGCTTCTGCTGTTGGCGAGGCAGATTCTTCTGTTAATTATAATATTGGACCGGATGGTGCATTTGTAGGTACTGCTCGGGGAGGGAGAAAATTATTGGATGATGAGACACCAGTTTTCCGCCATGTACCCTCAAGGAGGCGGTCTCCTAGAGGGAGATATGGACCCGCTGCTCGGGGCACTCAAATGCTGCATAGAGTTCCTCGAAATGTTGGGGAAGATGGTTCTGAAGTTACTGGAGTAAGGCATGCTGAGAACATGAGGGGATTCCCTGATGATGGTACAGATCAGGCATTTACACGTCCCCGACCTTCATATGAAGGGTTAGATGGTCATTTTGTCCAAGGGACTAGGAACTATTCATCTGTTCAGAGAAGGACTCCTCCCCAAATCCGTTCAAAATCTCCAATTAGATCTCGTTCTCCTTGTCCATGGTCATCTGCCAGAAGAAGATCTCCAGATGGGTTTGGTGCAACCTCAGAATTTTCTAGTCGGAGATCACCAATTTACAGGATAGGGAGGGTCAGATCACCTGACCATCCTGGTTTTCCCAGGGAAATGGTTGTCAGGAGGAATGGTTCCCCACCATTCTTATCTCGACCTAATGATACAAGGGAAATGGATCTTGGTCGTGATCACGGCCATCCAAGGTCTATCATCTCTAATAGGGACCAAACAGGAAGGGTTTTGCTCAGAAACGGTAGGAGATTTGGTATTACAGATCTTCGAGAAAGGAGGGATGGAGATGAGTTCTTTGGAGGCCCCATGCACTCTGGCCGATTTCAAGAGCTTGGTGGTGATGGAAATGTCGAAGATAGAAGAAGGTTTAGTGAGAGGCGGGGACCTGTCAGGACATTTAAGCCTTTTAACGGTGCTGACGGTGAAAATTTTCGTCTTAATCCAGTGGATGGCCCTAGACCTCTTAGGTTCTTTCCAGAAGATGATCCAGAGTTCCATGAGAGAGCTAATTTGAGGGAAAGAGAGTTTGATGGACGGATTAAGAACTGTCCTGGAAATGCACCCAGAAGACCCAGAAGCATTGAAGAGCGGGCAGGAAATTACAGGCATGGTGGTCATGTGTTGTGTGATGATGGGTTTGATGATATTTCACGAATGAAGAGGAAAAGGTTTTAATGGTCAATAGACCAGGGCCCAGGGCTTGTTATTTTAGATTATATAGGAGACTAGAGGCAGAATTGCTTGTGGTTACTTACACAGCTGGATTGATAAATGTCAGATGCCACCTTCATTTAACACTGATACTATTAGCCATCAGATGACTGTTCTGTCATGTACATAGCTTGTCT
This window contains:
- the LOC133697919 gene encoding uncharacterized protein LOC133697919 isoform X2 translates to MPVSGNEEAGVKPLAWQSSLNIAGVPIKKRRFIRPPSPPQEEQSVPLVEKDSVQKEPGRTFVESTLSNASVTASSDLCNPCEDSVPEENKNRLDGIVLMNIANCSVVKVQELNQTVQSDSLAEFGKEEKRLVAEKSGKAQLISAKNELNIEDSKGKEIHSQQISEGKCKSETPIVSETSQFSLGLKEHDVLSFECYSNVGSQNHENVGAVSSNLSLSKGETGIQHKMYNILATGSTDLRTNRSNWDLNTTADTWDGSTNDEHAAQVTADAWNRVGVIHDITTGVIGTGIAKERQLLDGSECRSSFPQTFSECAKECTSEDSLHLRLSASFPSINLSKESSSSSANKESRVIPNTSLPGVLLSAGNATMDSSRTIKSEPFDGSLKHDLRGAKVNQCDFFVKRELVEKGSPETSKSSAFVSLKLAGQGFIKPEPFPDGKPEIPRMIEGVSIQPDKQVLQGQDTGGQAPCSTSKQVLQGQDTGGQAPCSTSKQVLQGQDTGEASCSTNDWAREGQDILAKPTCSTGLSISGNASECLEHTTCAEGVLLRKEIVKEACESAGQVSSAMVCIPVGHSGNELNASVMIDTAITEGRNVDIPEQCELNFTEEVPARSHGNGEGSVTDEEKINLSGDMLEEDTYGSGYESDGHSMAMDIEEEHREHEYEDGEVRDLHLQAVTGCQKFQGKDVGHGNCGNSEHEKVNSELAGDDHHISSHVEENDCKIKVSENNEDTVKECITTTTEDAGNAIMKKSSTVEIPSCGEDQERATTIIQRKSPDTSGQKDDLMGQGADLSPGQDITGGQETLVSIEQGSDKNIKIIDVEKNELPEVEASLNGRDMAKDVSSGRSRIINLSRASNSSSPGKTRSISGRTLPLHRERLPDVLLEGGKLHPRGRDENYIDGPRRFSRERHQEHFPRNSRMNFVRGRGRMSSRIDTLRGDRDSERTARGGRKLLDDETPVFRHVPSRRRSPRGRYGPAARGTQMLHRVPRNVGEDGSEVTGVRHAENMRGFPDDGTDQAFTRPRPSYEGLDGHFVQGTRNYSSVQRRTPPQIRSKSPIRSRSPCPWSSARRRSPDGFGATSEFSSRRSPIYRIGRVRSPDHPGFPREMVVRRNGSPPFLSRPNDTREMDLGRDHGHPRSIISNRDQTGRVLLRNGRRFGITDLRERRDGDEFFGGPMHSGRFQELGGDGNVEDRRRFSERRGPVRTFKPFNGADGENFRLNPVDGPRPLRFFPEDDPEFHERANLREREFDGRIKNCPGNAPRRPRSIEERAGNYRHGGHVLCDDGFDDISRMKRKRF
- the LOC133697919 gene encoding uncharacterized protein LOC133697919 isoform X1; translated protein: MPVSGNEEAGVKPLAWQSSLNIAGVPIKKRRFIRPPSPPQEEQSVPLVEKDSVQKEPGRTFVESTLSNASVTASSDLCNPCEDSVPEENKNRLDGIVLMNIANCSVVKVQELNQTVQSDSLAEFGKEEKRLVAEKSGKAQLISAKNELNIEDSKGKEIHSQQISEGKCKSETPIVSETSQFSLGLKEHDVLSFECYSNVGSQNHENVGAVSSNLSLSKGETGIQHKMYNILATGSTDLRTNRSNWDLNTTADTWDGSTNDEHAAQVTADAWNRVGVIHDITTGVIGTGIAKERQLLDGSECRSSFPQTFSECAKECTSEDSLHLRLSASFPSINLSKESSSSSANKESRVIPNTSLPGVLLSAGNATMDSSRTIKSEPFDGSLKHDLRGAKVNQCDFFVKRELVEKGSPETSKSSAFVSLKLAGQGFIKPEPFPDGKPEIPRMIEGVSIQPDKQVLQGQDTGGQAPCSTSKQVLQGQDTGGQAPCSTSKQVLQGQDTGEASCSTNDWAREGQDILAKPTCSTGLSISGNASECLEHTTCAEGVLLRKEIVKEACESAGQVSSAMVCIPVGHSGNELNASVMIDTAITEGRNVDIPEQCELNFTEEVPARSHGNGEGSVTDEEKINLSGDMLEEDTYGSGYESDGHSMAMDIEEEHREHEYEDGEVRDLHLQAVTGCQKFQGKDVGHGNCGNSEHEKVNSELAGDDHHISSHVEENDCKIKVSENNEDTVKECITTTTEDAGNAIMKKSSTVEIPSCGEDQERATTIIQRKSPDTSGQKDDLMGQGADLSPGQDITGGQETLVSIEQGSDKNIKIIDVEKNELPEVEASLNGRDMAKDVSSGRSRIINLSRASNSSSPGKTRSISGRTLPLHRERLPDVLLEGGKLHPRGRDENYIDGPRRFSRERHQEHFPRNSRMNFVRGRGRMSSRIDTLRGDRDSERNYASEFYGSSDFAVRRHKYASAVGEADSSVNYNIGPDGAFVGTARGGRKLLDDETPVFRHVPSRRRSPRGRYGPAARGTQMLHRVPRNVGEDGSEVTGVRHAENMRGFPDDGTDQAFTRPRPSYEGLDGHFVQGTRNYSSVQRRTPPQIRSKSPIRSRSPCPWSSARRRSPDGFGATSEFSSRRSPIYRIGRVRSPDHPGFPREMVVRRNGSPPFLSRPNDTREMDLGRDHGHPRSIISNRDQTGRVLLRNGRRFGITDLRERRDGDEFFGGPMHSGRFQELGGDGNVEDRRRFSERRGPVRTFKPFNGADGENFRLNPVDGPRPLRFFPEDDPEFHERANLREREFDGRIKNCPGNAPRRPRSIEERAGNYRHGGHVLCDDGFDDISRMKRKRF